In the genome of Mugil cephalus isolate CIBA_MC_2020 chromosome 21, CIBA_Mcephalus_1.1, whole genome shotgun sequence, one region contains:
- the znf410 gene encoding zinc finger protein 410 isoform X1, with the protein MLSDELDSKPELLVQFVQNASIPLVQGLEDSESKHPCLPLLAPAERSLCSPLELTGQQAFSAIVLSTTDQISDGGLIHEPESSPSLSEFGGVSEQGALVVQTHSHTPVSPSPPPILHDLQQSDSTSYVLLNLAKGITASSESLIFADGAGDDDDEGVSSGDYGIDGSAPWYLRVQELAHDSLIAATRAQLARDAKASQDARAASVGNGDHTHGLIADGDKRELPPRPSRPLSKQILRCSFEGCCRTFTWPAHLKYHLKTHRNDRMFRCGAEGCGKSFYVLQRLQVHMRTHNGEKPFICKEKNCGKKFTTAGNLKNHRRIHTGEKPFLCEADGCGRSFAEYSSLRKHMLVHSGEKPHLCGICGKTFSQSGSRNVHMRKRHGEEGLSGESRETGEALTQSSLLEADGESADSMVAMTTTVEPMNLHHAMLRSPGSADSVVVLSQPHELVTMTTEGHAYGEDVVALL; encoded by the exons ATGCTTTCAGATGAGCTTGACTCCAAACCAGAG CTGCTGGTGCAGTTTGTACAGAACGCGTCCATCCCGTTGGTGCAGGGTCTGGAGGACTCGGAGTCCAAACACCCCTGCCTGCCTCTGCTGGCCCCAGCTGAGAGGTCCCTGTGCAGCCCCCTAGAGCTCACAGGTCAGCAGGCATTCTCTGCCATTGTCCTGTCCACCACAGACCAAATCAGTG ATGGAGGCCTGATCCACGAGCCCGAGAGTTCCCCCTCCCTTTCAGAGTTTGGAGGTGTGTCAGAGCAAGGCGCGCTGGTGGTCCAGACACACTCCCACACGCCGGTCTCACCCAGCCCCCCGCCCATCCTCCATGACCTCCAGCAGTCGGACAGCACGTCATACGTCCTGCTGAACCTTGCGAAGG GCATCACAGCGTCCTCGGAGTCCTTGATCTTCGCAGATGGCGCCGGTGACGATGACGATGAGGGAGTCTCATCGGGGGACTACGGTATAGATGGCAGCGCTCCCTGGTATCTGCGGGTACAGGAGCTGGCGCACGACAGCCTGATTGCAGCCACGCGGGCGCAACTCGCCAGAGACGCCAAGGCCAGCCAGGACGCCAGAGCTGCTAGCGTCGGTAACG GTGACCACACACACGGCTTGATAGCTGACGGCGACAAGCGAGAGCTGCCGCCCCGACCCAGCCGCCCCCTCTCCAAGCAGATCCTGCGCTGCTCGTTTGAGGGCTGCTGCAGGACGTTCACCTGGCCGGCTCATCTCAAATACCACCTCAAAACACACAG GAACGACCGAATGTTCAGGTGCGGCGCGGAGGGCTGCGGGAAGAGCTTCTACGTGCTGCAGAGGCTGCAGGTTCACATGAGGACGCACAACGGCGAGAAGCCCTTCATCTGCAAAGAGAAGAACTGTGGCAAAAAGTTCACCACGGCTGGAAACTTGAAGAACCACAGACGCATACACACAG gagAGAAGCCTTTCCTGTGTGAAGCAGACGGCTGTGGCCGATCCTTCGCAGAGTATTCCAGTCTACGAAAACACATGCTCGTACACTCTG GCGAGAAGCCGCATCTGTGTGGGATCTGTGGGAAGACTTTCTCTCAGTCCGGCAGCAGGAACGTTCACATGAGGAAGAGGCACGGAGAGGAGGGGCTCAGCGGTGAAAGCAGAGAAACAG GGGAGGCTCTGACACAAAGCAGCCTGCTGGAGGCAGACGGCGAGAGCGCAGACAGTATGGTCGCCATGACAACAACCGTGGAACCCATGAATCTTCATCATGCCATGCTGAGATCTCCAG GGTCTGCAGACTCCGTAGTCGTCCTCTCACAGCCACACGAATTGGTGACCATGACAACAGAAGGCCATGCATATGGAGAGGATGTGGTTGCTCTGCTGTAG
- the znf410 gene encoding zinc finger protein 410 isoform X3, producing the protein MLSDELDSKPELLVQFVQNASIPLVQGLEDSESKHPCLPLLAPAERSLCSPLELTDGGLIHEPESSPSLSEFGGVSEQGALVVQTHSHTPVSPSPPPILHDLQQSDSTSYVLLNLAKGITASSESLIFADGAGDDDDEGVSSGDYGIDGSAPWYLRVQELAHDSLIAATRAQLARDAKASQDARAASVGNGDHTHGLIADGDKRELPPRPSRPLSKQILRCSFEGCCRTFTWPAHLKYHLKTHRNDRMFRCGAEGCGKSFYVLQRLQVHMRTHNGEKPFICKEKNCGKKFTTAGNLKNHRRIHTGEKPFLCEADGCGRSFAEYSSLRKHMLVHSGEKPHLCGICGKTFSQSGSRNVHMRKRHGEEGLSGESRETGEALTQSSLLEADGESADSMVAMTTTVEPMNLHHAMLRSPGSADSVVVLSQPHELVTMTTEGHAYGEDVVALL; encoded by the exons ATGCTTTCAGATGAGCTTGACTCCAAACCAGAG CTGCTGGTGCAGTTTGTACAGAACGCGTCCATCCCGTTGGTGCAGGGTCTGGAGGACTCGGAGTCCAAACACCCCTGCCTGCCTCTGCTGGCCCCAGCTGAGAGGTCCCTGTGCAGCCCCCTAGAGCTCACAG ATGGAGGCCTGATCCACGAGCCCGAGAGTTCCCCCTCCCTTTCAGAGTTTGGAGGTGTGTCAGAGCAAGGCGCGCTGGTGGTCCAGACACACTCCCACACGCCGGTCTCACCCAGCCCCCCGCCCATCCTCCATGACCTCCAGCAGTCGGACAGCACGTCATACGTCCTGCTGAACCTTGCGAAGG GCATCACAGCGTCCTCGGAGTCCTTGATCTTCGCAGATGGCGCCGGTGACGATGACGATGAGGGAGTCTCATCGGGGGACTACGGTATAGATGGCAGCGCTCCCTGGTATCTGCGGGTACAGGAGCTGGCGCACGACAGCCTGATTGCAGCCACGCGGGCGCAACTCGCCAGAGACGCCAAGGCCAGCCAGGACGCCAGAGCTGCTAGCGTCGGTAACG GTGACCACACACACGGCTTGATAGCTGACGGCGACAAGCGAGAGCTGCCGCCCCGACCCAGCCGCCCCCTCTCCAAGCAGATCCTGCGCTGCTCGTTTGAGGGCTGCTGCAGGACGTTCACCTGGCCGGCTCATCTCAAATACCACCTCAAAACACACAG GAACGACCGAATGTTCAGGTGCGGCGCGGAGGGCTGCGGGAAGAGCTTCTACGTGCTGCAGAGGCTGCAGGTTCACATGAGGACGCACAACGGCGAGAAGCCCTTCATCTGCAAAGAGAAGAACTGTGGCAAAAAGTTCACCACGGCTGGAAACTTGAAGAACCACAGACGCATACACACAG gagAGAAGCCTTTCCTGTGTGAAGCAGACGGCTGTGGCCGATCCTTCGCAGAGTATTCCAGTCTACGAAAACACATGCTCGTACACTCTG GCGAGAAGCCGCATCTGTGTGGGATCTGTGGGAAGACTTTCTCTCAGTCCGGCAGCAGGAACGTTCACATGAGGAAGAGGCACGGAGAGGAGGGGCTCAGCGGTGAAAGCAGAGAAACAG GGGAGGCTCTGACACAAAGCAGCCTGCTGGAGGCAGACGGCGAGAGCGCAGACAGTATGGTCGCCATGACAACAACCGTGGAACCCATGAATCTTCATCATGCCATGCTGAGATCTCCAG GGTCTGCAGACTCCGTAGTCGTCCTCTCACAGCCACACGAATTGGTGACCATGACAACAGAAGGCCATGCATATGGAGAGGATGTGGTTGCTCTGCTGTAG
- the znf410 gene encoding zinc finger protein 410 isoform X2, giving the protein MLSDELDSKPELLVQFVQNASIPLVQGLEDSESKHPCLPLLAPAERSLCSPLELTGQQAFSAIVLSTTDQISDGGLIHEPESSPSLSEFGGVSEQGALVVQTHSHTPVSPSPPPILHDLQQSDSTSYVLLNLAKGITASSESLIFADGAGDDDDEGVSSGDYGIDGSAPWYLRVQELAHDSLIAATRAQLARDAKASQDARAASVGDHTHGLIADGDKRELPPRPSRPLSKQILRCSFEGCCRTFTWPAHLKYHLKTHRNDRMFRCGAEGCGKSFYVLQRLQVHMRTHNGEKPFICKEKNCGKKFTTAGNLKNHRRIHTGEKPFLCEADGCGRSFAEYSSLRKHMLVHSGEKPHLCGICGKTFSQSGSRNVHMRKRHGEEGLSGESRETGEALTQSSLLEADGESADSMVAMTTTVEPMNLHHAMLRSPGSADSVVVLSQPHELVTMTTEGHAYGEDVVALL; this is encoded by the exons ATGCTTTCAGATGAGCTTGACTCCAAACCAGAG CTGCTGGTGCAGTTTGTACAGAACGCGTCCATCCCGTTGGTGCAGGGTCTGGAGGACTCGGAGTCCAAACACCCCTGCCTGCCTCTGCTGGCCCCAGCTGAGAGGTCCCTGTGCAGCCCCCTAGAGCTCACAGGTCAGCAGGCATTCTCTGCCATTGTCCTGTCCACCACAGACCAAATCAGTG ATGGAGGCCTGATCCACGAGCCCGAGAGTTCCCCCTCCCTTTCAGAGTTTGGAGGTGTGTCAGAGCAAGGCGCGCTGGTGGTCCAGACACACTCCCACACGCCGGTCTCACCCAGCCCCCCGCCCATCCTCCATGACCTCCAGCAGTCGGACAGCACGTCATACGTCCTGCTGAACCTTGCGAAGG GCATCACAGCGTCCTCGGAGTCCTTGATCTTCGCAGATGGCGCCGGTGACGATGACGATGAGGGAGTCTCATCGGGGGACTACGGTATAGATGGCAGCGCTCCCTGGTATCTGCGGGTACAGGAGCTGGCGCACGACAGCCTGATTGCAGCCACGCGGGCGCAACTCGCCAGAGACGCCAAGGCCAGCCAGGACGCCAGAGCTGCTAGCGTCG GTGACCACACACACGGCTTGATAGCTGACGGCGACAAGCGAGAGCTGCCGCCCCGACCCAGCCGCCCCCTCTCCAAGCAGATCCTGCGCTGCTCGTTTGAGGGCTGCTGCAGGACGTTCACCTGGCCGGCTCATCTCAAATACCACCTCAAAACACACAG GAACGACCGAATGTTCAGGTGCGGCGCGGAGGGCTGCGGGAAGAGCTTCTACGTGCTGCAGAGGCTGCAGGTTCACATGAGGACGCACAACGGCGAGAAGCCCTTCATCTGCAAAGAGAAGAACTGTGGCAAAAAGTTCACCACGGCTGGAAACTTGAAGAACCACAGACGCATACACACAG gagAGAAGCCTTTCCTGTGTGAAGCAGACGGCTGTGGCCGATCCTTCGCAGAGTATTCCAGTCTACGAAAACACATGCTCGTACACTCTG GCGAGAAGCCGCATCTGTGTGGGATCTGTGGGAAGACTTTCTCTCAGTCCGGCAGCAGGAACGTTCACATGAGGAAGAGGCACGGAGAGGAGGGGCTCAGCGGTGAAAGCAGAGAAACAG GGGAGGCTCTGACACAAAGCAGCCTGCTGGAGGCAGACGGCGAGAGCGCAGACAGTATGGTCGCCATGACAACAACCGTGGAACCCATGAATCTTCATCATGCCATGCTGAGATCTCCAG GGTCTGCAGACTCCGTAGTCGTCCTCTCACAGCCACACGAATTGGTGACCATGACAACAGAAGGCCATGCATATGGAGAGGATGTGGTTGCTCTGCTGTAG